The Bryobacteraceae bacterium genomic sequence CTGATGCTCGAAAAAATCCATTCACGCACATCCTTGAAGAACGTTAAAGCGTCAAATTGCCTTGGTGCCTAACGCTTCACCGGTTCCAACAGGCTAATGTTCTAAACCTCCTCATGAGAACGAAACCGCCGGCGCCTCCCGTTGCTCCAGCTTCTCGATGACGAACAGCTCGGCGGGGGCGAATTGGAACGCCGAGGCGATAACAGTGCTCGGAAACACCTCGCGGCGGGTGTTGTAGGCCATCACCGAGTCGTTATATGCCTGCCGGGCGAAGGAGACTTTGTTTTCCGTCGAGGTCAGTTCTTCCATCAGGCTCAGCATGGTCGTGTTCGCCTTGAGGTCGGGATACGCCTCGGAAAGTGCGAAGAGGCGACCGAGCGTGCCGGTGAGCGTGCCTTCGGCCTTGGCGAGTTGCTTCATGGCGGCGGGGTCGCCAGGATTGGCGGCGGCGCCTGCGTTGGCCGACGACGCGGCATTGCGCGCAGCGATGACGGCCTCGAGGGTGCCGCGTTCGTGTTTGATGTAACCCTTCGCGGTCTCCACCAGATTCGGAATCAGGTCGTAACGCCGCTTGAGCTGTACGTCAATTTGCGCGAAGGCGTTCTTAAACCGGTTGCGCAGCGAGACGAGTTTGTTGTAGATGCCGACAGCAAACATCGCCGCAATCAACACCAGCCCAACCAGCACGATGATGGTAATGAGTAATGGAGTCATAACAGTTTCTTTTCCTTGTTACTTTCAGAGTAGCCAGCCAAGGCCGGCGCCGTCCTGCTGCGCTCTCTTTGTAGGAAGCCTTCCGCATGTCGGCCACATTTTCGCTTTGTCCACCTCTGAATGTGCCGGCGAGTGGGCGTTGTGAGACGGGCTGGGAGTTTGCATTACTTGAGCCATGAGCCAATCAGCCTGATGCCGCCTCCTTCATGATTTTGACGATCGTGTCCTCCACTTCCCGCGCCACGCCTTCAAGTTGTGGCGTATGGAACATCGCCAGCAGAGTGGTTGGCTTCAAAGTGGCCAGAATGGCTTTACCGTTCTCCTCGTAAATGGAGATCCGGCACGGCAGCGCCGTGGAGACGCTCATGTCCTGGTCGAGAACCTTCTTCGCTTGTTGCGGCTGACAGACCTCGAAGATCAGGCATCGACGTTCGAACTCCACGCCCTTTTTCGCCATGGTCTCCTTGAGGTTGTGAACCTGCATGACGCCGAAGTGATTGGCCTGGACCGCGGCCTGGAGAGCAGTCGCGGCGTCACTCACAGATTTGTCAGTAGATACTTTGACCAGCACGGTTTTCCTTACCTGTGACTTCACGAACGGATCGCGAAAGCACGATTATTTCTTGGACGCCTTGTTAATCAAGACGACCAGCAGAACCACGACCAGCACACCGATCACCGTCCAAATCCACATTCCTCCGCCCAACCATCCGTCGTGGTTCATCGTGAATCTCCTTTGCTAGTGGCGTCGGCTTTGTGATTCACCAGAACAGTGGCAATATCAATGCACGCTGCAGCACCAACCTCCTCCTATGAGGAAAACCATCTGGCCCTGGCCGTTGCCAACCTGCGCCTCGGTGCTCCATCCGGCTCATGCCGGTGATCTGTTCAAAGCGATCATCCGACGGACAGTACCGGAACATGCCTGACCATGAACGGTCACTTGACCAACGCGGGCGGCCCTTGACGGCTCAGACCCGGCGCCGTGTTCGATGGCGGATGGCCGCCGAAGTGATGCCTGACGGTTCGCCGCACGTTAATTCTTGCACTTGCTGTGCCAAAAAAAAGCTAAGGTCGGCCGTGGCTCGGGGGGGACTGTGCCTGCGGAGGCCCCATCTGGCGGTCGCGAAAGCACCGGGCTGCCGCAAGTGACGTAGCGGCTCGGCCGACCTGGTCGCGTGTCTATAAATCGTTGCCGTTTGGAGGCCTCCCAAAGCCACGGCACCTGCCCGTTCGGGCGTTTGGCCGGTTACCGCGTTGGAATATTACATCCACGAGACTTCCGGTCCTTCACATGTTCCGTGGGGAGGTTGACCGCTGTCGTCGAATGTCGGATCACAGGAACGTTAGCGGGTTGCCCTGAGCCACCGGAGGCGCCCAGGCTCGGCCGTGTGCGGGTGACTGTGCCTGCGGTACTCCCCGCCTGGTGGACGCGAAAGAACTGGGCTGCCGCAAATGCGGCGAACGGGCTACGCGACCAGAAAAAGAGCGGCACAAAGATATTTATCGCGACATCCACTGGAGCCAGCGTTGGCAGGCCGTTGGTGGCACTTTTCGAGAGCTCCCAACTTTCCGTGTTCGGGTCCTGTTTTGGTTCCTGCTTCGCCGGGTTAGGAATTGGTCTTTAGTTTTGTTGGTGTTGGGGATTTCGATTCATGAAAGCGGATCCTCGAATCCGACTTTGAGCAGGTGAGCCGCCATCCCTGTCCGACGGGGAGTCGCCTCAGGCAAAGGCTCGGTCTGGGAAAAGGAGCCCAAGCGGCTGGTCGAGGTCAGCCAAAATGAGGACGTCAGTGTCGAATTTCAGGCGGTCGTTGCACTGGAGTGGCGGCGGCAGGAGGCTGGAGCCTCTTGAAAGCTATTTCCGCCGGTCGAGTTTCAGGAGGGCTTGTGCAAGCTGGTTTACCGCGTGTTCTTCATCCCGTCGACTTGCCTCGCTGCGCGGCAGGGACGACAGGTGTATGTGGATCAACTCGTGAACGACCGTCAACTCCATATCGTCCAGCATCTCCCGGACAGGCACTTGGTACTCGGATACAGCCAGCACCCATAGCACGGCGCTCCTCTTCACTTTGTCCCACCGGATTCCCCCCAATGTCTTCGGCTTCAGATCGCTGCGCCGCGACATGACGATGGAAATCTTCCAGTCTTCAAGGCCGAGGTTGCGCTGCCAAACCGTGAGCTTTTCATTGACAAACACCTCAGCCAACCGAGCGCGTTGCTCTCTGTCCGCGCTCGGCAAGTCCTGGCCCAGGGCAGCTCTACTGGAGATCGTGAGAAGGGGTAGGGAAAGAAGAATGGAGCACAAGAGGCGAGGTAGGCCAACCACAAACGCGCCGGATTGGCGGCTGTTGTCGCCGGGACGGATGCTTGTCAACCGCGCGCTTCGGGAATTGGTGAAGACCTTCATGGCGAACCGGCCCCCCGAAGAACAGCCTATCAGGCCGGCTACTTCAAACAAAATAGAAAGTTTGTATGACTCCCATAGATCCGGTTTTGGGTTGGTTCGAAAGCACTAGCCTCATCTCGGCGGTCTCTGCCTGATTTGCGGCAATGGCCTGGCGGCCTAGGTTGAAGCAACTGATCCACAGGCCTGGGCAGCAAGGTTCTGTGGCTTTGGCGATCGGCTTGCTCTGCCTATGGATGAAGCCGTTGCCGAAGCAAACGATGACAAGCTAAGCCGGCGAGGCAGGAGAACATATATGAAGACCTCATTGATGATTTTTGCCGTGAGCGCCGTGTTCGTTACCAGTGGCCTGGCGCAATTCAGTGATGCCTGGAGAGAGCAGTACTTCAAGGCAAAGTACGGCCGCAGTTCCCCGATGGAAGAAGCCCGTCAAAAGGCAGCGCTGGCAAACACCGCCTGGCGCGCGGAAACTGCACCTACGGCCAACGTCGCACCGTCCGTGAACAACAGCTGGACGGAGCAGTACTTCAGGGCGAAATATGGACGCAACTCCCCGATGGAAGAGGCTCGTCAAAAGGCGGCTCAGGCAAACACGGCCTGGCGCGAGGAAACAACGGCCGACGTCGCACCGCGCGTCAACAATAGCTGGACGGAGCAGTACTTCAGGGCGAAGTATGGACGCAGCTCCCCGATGGACGAAGCCCGTCTGAAGGCCGAGCGCGAGCAGAAACGTGAGAAGTGAGATCCGCGGAGACGAGGTGCTGTCACGGGCGTGCTGGGAGCAGTTCTCTAGAGAGGACCTCCGTGCAGCGGAGCCAGGATGTGACGGGCGTGTCTACACGCCCGTCATCTGCAGCAGCAGGCAAGGGGTCAGTGTTTTGTGGCCTGGTCGTGCTACTGATCGGACGCTAGCACGGCGCCGTCGAACAAAACCTCGTTGTCGACGATCTGTCCGCTCGCCAAATCTAAGAGGATGAACGACCCAAAAGTATCACGACGTCCGCTATTGAAGGTAATGGGTGCAGCAAGCACGTTAGCGGCGGTTGAGGCGCTGCTCCCGCCCTGGTCCCGCTTGGCTGCCGCAGACGCTCAATCCGGCGAACTCAGTGGCGACACGATCGACCTCACAATTGCGGAGACGCAGGTTCGCATCGGCAACCGGGAAGCGGCTGCGAAGAGCATCAACGGCATGTTGCCTGGCCCAATCATTCGCCTCCGCGAGGGACAGGACGTCACATTGAAGGTGACCAACCGCCTCAAGGAGAGTTCTTCGATTCACTGGCACGGTGTGCTCGTGCCGCCCGAAATGGACGGGGTGCCCGGCGTGAGTTTTGCAGGAATAAAACCTGGCGAAACCTTCGTCTACAAGTTTCGGATCAAGCAGTACGGGACCTACTGGTATCACAGCCATTCTCCCGGCCAAGAGCAGGCAGGCGTCTACGCACCCCTTATCCTCGATCCAATCAAACCCGATCCGGTCCAGTACGACCGTGAATATGTGGTTGTTCTCTCGGATTGGAGCTTCCAACCGGAAGCGGCAATGATATCGAGACTGAAAAAGAGAGCGGGATATTTCAATTTCCAGCGACGCACGCTGCGCGAACTCGCCTCCGATCTGGCTCACTATGGGTGGAAATCGACAACCGATAATTACCTGATGTGGGCTCGGATGCGCATGGAGGCTACTGACTTGGCCGACGCTACTTCCTCCGTCTACACCTACTTAATGAATGGCCATGCGGCCGAGAGCAATTGGACGGGACTCTTCACACCGGGAGAGCGGGTTCGCCTCCGGTTCATCAACGTTGGCGCAATGACTTTTCACGATGTGAGGATCCCCGGTCTGAAGATGACGGTTGTTCAAGCGGATGGTCAGAATGTTCAACCAGTCGAAGTGGATGAGTTTCGTTTCGGGCCGGCCGAGACGTATGACGTGATCGTTACTCCTACTGAAGATCGCGCGTATACCATTTTCTCGGAAACTCTGGATCGCAGCGGATACACGCGCGGGACGCTCGCTCCGCGCCCGGGAATGATCGCCGAGATTCCGGAGCGTCGCCCACGCCCCCTCCGCACAATGACCGACATGGGTATGGTCATGCCGGAGGGCAAGGAGATGCCTGGCATGAAACTCGCCATGGACAAGAACATGAAGGCCGGCGGAAAGATGGCTGGCATGGAAATGGACCGCAGCTCGCACGAAGGACATGGGGCTGCGAAAATGCCGGCAGCGCCGGCTCACCATGACATGCAAAAGATGGCTGGCATGGAACATCCAAAAAGTCCGGGCAGTGTACCTGTAAAGCACGGACCGGACAACCATGGGTCCGGCAACCAAACAATTCCGCAGGTCACGAGCGCGCGACTGGATGACCCCGGCATAGGTCTCGGCGGTAGCGGGCGTAAGGTTCTGGTTTATGCCGATCTAAAGGCGTTGGAGCCGTTCTACGACACTCGTCAGCCCGAGCGAGAACTGGAAATCCATCTAACCGGGCATATGGAGCGTTTCATGTGGTCACTCGACGGCAAGAAGTATTCGCAAGCAAATGAGCCGGTTCGTTTCCGTCTGGGTGAGCGGCTTCGGTGGACGTTCGTCAAC encodes the following:
- a CDS encoding DUF302 domain-containing protein translates to MSDAATALQAAVQANHFGVMQVHNLKETMAKKGVEFERRCLIFEVCQPQQAKKVLDQDMSVSTALPCRISIYEENGKAILATLKPTTLLAMFHTPQLEGVAREVEDTIVKIMKEAASG
- a CDS encoding LemA family protein, encoding MLVGLVLIAAMFAVGIYNKLVSLRNRFKNAFAQIDVQLKRRYDLIPNLVETAKGYIKHERGTLEAVIAARNAASSANAGAAANPGDPAAMKQLAKAEGTLTGTLGRLFALSEAYPDLKANTTMLSLMEELTSTENKVSFARQAYNDSVMAYNTRREVFPSTVIASAFQFAPAELFVIEKLEQREAPAVSFS
- a CDS encoding copper resistance system multicopper oxidase, translated to MNDPKVSRRPLLKVMGAASTLAAVEALLPPWSRLAAADAQSGELSGDTIDLTIAETQVRIGNREAAAKSINGMLPGPIIRLREGQDVTLKVTNRLKESSSIHWHGVLVPPEMDGVPGVSFAGIKPGETFVYKFRIKQYGTYWYHSHSPGQEQAGVYAPLILDPIKPDPVQYDREYVVVLSDWSFQPEAAMISRLKKRAGYFNFQRRTLRELASDLAHYGWKSTTDNYLMWARMRMEATDLADATSSVYTYLMNGHAAESNWTGLFTPGERVRLRFINVGAMTFHDVRIPGLKMTVVQADGQNVQPVEVDEFRFGPAETYDVIVTPTEDRAYTIFSETLDRSGYTRGTLAPRPGMIAEIPERRPRPLRTMTDMGMVMPEGKEMPGMKLAMDKNMKAGGKMAGMEMDRSSHEGHGAAKMPAAPAHHDMQKMAGMEHPKSPGSVPVKHGPDNHGSGNQTIPQVTSARLDDPGIGLGGSGRKVLVYADLKALEPFYDTRQPERELEIHLTGHMERFMWSLDGKKYSQANEPVRFRLGERLRWTFVNDTMMEHTMHLHGMWMHLENGAGDLLPRKHTVLVKPAERVSVAITPGERGPWAFHCHLILHMATGMFRVVLVS